Proteins from one Leptonema illini DSM 21528 genomic window:
- a CDS encoding Maf family nucleotide pyrophosphatase, whose translation MRLILASASARRHQILESAGVSFETMAADLNEEGMLLDIPGSTRTKTAILLPASHQTDAALLLAREKASAVLNTLAGDVRVLAADTIVVQNNALYGKPENSEMAHAMLRELSGKAHTVITAHAMLRREGDRLITLEKAVSTVVRFRDLSDDEIRRYVATGEPLDKAGAYAIQGIGASLISSIQGDYLNVIGLSLNAVLDWIRPTRLFAYGTLMRKMSAHSLIAGRVRFIDTGTITGLLYDLGEYPAAGEGQGIIHGELYEVIDPRLWDELDRYEDCNSDEPEKTLYRRKTVSVKTTAYESVEAMTYMMDAIPETGALNQSGYYQEEGAE comes from the coding sequence ATGCGTCTGATTCTCGCATCGGCCTCGGCAAGACGGCATCAGATACTGGAAAGCGCAGGCGTTTCGTTTGAAACGATGGCCGCCGATCTTAACGAAGAAGGCATGCTGCTCGACATCCCGGGCTCCACAAGAACTAAAACGGCCATCCTGCTGCCTGCGTCACATCAAACCGATGCGGCGCTGCTGCTTGCGCGTGAAAAGGCCTCAGCCGTTCTCAATACACTTGCTGGAGACGTTCGCGTACTCGCCGCCGATACCATCGTCGTACAGAATAACGCTCTATATGGAAAACCCGAGAACTCAGAGATGGCCCATGCGATGCTTCGCGAGCTATCGGGAAAAGCGCATACGGTAATCACCGCGCATGCGATGCTGCGCAGAGAAGGCGATAGGCTGATAACACTTGAAAAGGCCGTCAGCACCGTTGTGCGCTTTCGTGATCTATCAGACGACGAGATCCGTCGCTATGTGGCGACCGGCGAGCCGCTTGATAAAGCCGGGGCGTATGCCATTCAGGGAATCGGGGCCTCGCTGATCTCTTCAATTCAGGGAGACTATCTGAACGTCATCGGACTTTCGCTTAACGCCGTGCTCGACTGGATTCGGCCGACGAGACTCTTCGCTTATGGCACATTGATGCGAAAAATGTCCGCTCACTCATTGATTGCCGGTCGGGTGAGATTTATCGATACCGGAACGATTACGGGACTTCTGTATGATCTCGGCGAGTATCCGGCCGCCGGCGAAGGTCAGGGCATCATACACGGCGAGCTTTACGAGGTGATTGATCCCCGGCTGTGGGATGAGCTGGATCGTTACGAGGACTGCAATTCCGATGAACCCGAAAAGACCCTTTACCGTCGAAAAACCGTGTCTGTAAAAACGACGGCATATGAGAGCGTCGAGGCCATGACCTATATGATGGATGCGATTCCCGAAACGGGCGCTCTCAATCAGAGCGGTTATTACCAGGAAGAAGGCGCGGAGTAA
- a CDS encoding LIC10647 family lipoprotein has protein sequence MIRSSVFRVQACFFACILATMALGLAGCDSFQQRLRFLDLSAGAEFSDARFYVRAGAPERTLSSRDVNYDGTVDLNREQSKLDYFYSVGFFPGPVPFVGSDGIGDYMRMSFTLNSPRTFRGTLHNYPDDGRVTTNPMTATTNLLFPLPDAIGRRTEFVFEEYRAYITLFFPHFRSENWYFGIGHSFGQSRYNLDLLEGTNRVASSRNAWMALHALQVVYGYRIGRFFEEGLFHQTYLYFELIADSPNRTRLDVNLQRADGLPAASLYYRNTYTRIGIRKTVDLWTTDSVVKEREEIEKQIEEEDRRADDEQGAEEEKNKEEENEAGEEKEKPAESTEPEQAQPTEYLP, from the coding sequence ATGATTAGAAGTTCTGTCTTTCGCGTTCAGGCCTGCTTTTTCGCCTGCATTCTCGCTACGATGGCGCTCGGTCTTGCAGGCTGTGATTCCTTTCAACAGCGTCTGCGCTTTCTCGACCTCTCGGCCGGTGCTGAATTCTCAGACGCCCGGTTCTACGTTCGGGCAGGCGCTCCGGAGCGAACGCTTTCTTCTCGTGACGTGAATTACGACGGCACCGTCGACCTGAACCGTGAACAGAGCAAGCTTGACTACTTCTATTCTGTCGGTTTTTTCCCGGGCCCCGTTCCCTTCGTCGGCAGCGACGGTATCGGCGACTACATGCGCATGTCGTTTACGTTGAACTCCCCGCGTACCTTTCGCGGTACCCTGCATAACTATCCCGACGACGGTCGCGTCACGACGAATCCGATGACGGCGACGACGAATCTGCTCTTTCCGCTGCCCGATGCCATCGGACGACGAACAGAATTCGTATTCGAGGAATACAGGGCGTACATCACTCTCTTTTTCCCTCATTTCAGAAGCGAGAACTGGTACTTCGGCATCGGCCATTCCTTCGGCCAGAGTCGTTACAACCTTGATCTGCTCGAAGGCACGAACCGGGTCGCCTCTTCACGTAACGCCTGGATGGCGTTGCATGCGCTCCAGGTGGTCTACGGCTATCGCATCGGCCGCTTCTTCGAAGAAGGCCTCTTTCACCAGACCTATCTTTATTTTGAGCTGATCGCAGACTCTCCGAACCGCACCCGCCTTGACGTCAATCTTCAACGTGCCGACGGGCTACCGGCCGCCTCTCTTTATTATCGCAATACCTACACTCGTATAGGGATTCGCAAGACGGTCGATCTCTGGACGACCGATTCTGTCGTCAAAGAGCGAGAAGAAATCGAGAAACAAATCGAAGAGGAAGATCGGCGAGCCGATGACGAGCAAGGCGCGGAGGAAGAGAAAAACAAGGAAGAAGAAAACGAAGCAGGCGAAGAGAAAGAAAAGCCCGCCGAATCCACTGAGCCAGAACAGGCACAACCGACAGAATATCTCCCCTGA
- a CDS encoding KpsF/GutQ family sugar-phosphate isomerase: MNVTELFFASYRHQITELQNNLTLIGDESLQQAIDILMNCKGKVACTGMGKSGLIAQKLAATFSSTGTPAFFLHPGESLHGDLGALQKDDVVLCLAKSGESDEVVQMLQVVQKMGNRIISILGNAESRAGRMSDVIIMAKVSREADPLNLAPTASTTVSLVVGDALASALAELRGFKPENFALYHPAGQLGKRLLLNVEDLLVLDHGIPVVGQDASMKELLETVTKPNLGGAMITDASGKLIGIVTDGDIRRSILRFGNVLEQSIASVMTASPLRIKKGSRAIDALHMMEERKSPINVLPVVDDEDHPIGLLRLHDLVRAGL; encoded by the coding sequence ATGAACGTCACCGAACTGTTCTTCGCAAGTTACCGACATCAGATCACCGAGCTACAGAATAACCTCACGCTGATCGGCGACGAATCGTTACAACAGGCCATCGATATCTTGATGAACTGCAAAGGTAAGGTCGCCTGCACGGGTATGGGAAAATCGGGCCTCATCGCCCAGAAGCTTGCGGCCACCTTCTCGTCGACGGGGACTCCGGCCTTTTTTCTTCATCCTGGCGAAAGCCTGCACGGCGATCTTGGCGCCTTGCAGAAAGACGATGTCGTACTCTGCCTTGCAAAAAGCGGCGAGTCGGATGAGGTCGTGCAGATGCTTCAGGTCGTGCAGAAGATGGGGAATCGCATCATCTCCATCCTTGGCAATGCCGAATCCCGCGCCGGCCGCATGTCTGATGTGATCATCATGGCAAAGGTCAGCCGGGAGGCCGATCCTCTTAACCTTGCGCCGACCGCTTCGACGACGGTTTCACTTGTCGTTGGCGATGCGCTCGCCTCGGCGCTGGCAGAGCTGCGCGGCTTCAAGCCCGAGAACTTTGCCCTGTACCATCCGGCCGGACAGCTCGGCAAGCGACTCCTGCTTAACGTCGAGGATTTGCTTGTGCTCGATCATGGTATTCCCGTCGTCGGCCAGGATGCATCGATGAAAGAACTGCTCGAAACGGTGACAAAGCCCAATCTGGGCGGCGCCATGATTACCGATGCATCGGGCAAGTTGATCGGCATCGTAACCGACGGTGATATACGCCGCTCCATACTGAGATTCGGAAACGTTCTTGAACAGAGTATCGCCTCGGTGATGACGGCCTCTCCGCTTCGCATAAAAAAAGGCAGCCGTGCCATCGACGCACTGCATATGATGGAAGAGCGCAAATCGCCGATCAACGTTCTGCCTGTCGTCGACGATGAGGATCATCCCATCGGCCTCCTGCGCCTGCACGATCTGGTCAGAGCAGGATTATAG
- a CDS encoding PP2C family protein-serine/threonine phosphatase codes for MRTMEPIDLLQEENRRLKSLTESFYLLNSSLDLQTVLHNTLTQATELMNAEIGSIALLNDERTHLVFVESTDKKFSLLKQLQVPITKGIAGAVAMSGRSERIADIRNDPRYYGKVDQTLGHATYSYLCVPLIVNGEIIGTAQLLNRKDGQVFTEEDERLMEGFARQASLAIQNARMHAIMLKQKAIESELSVCSEIQQKLFPDAPPQLPDYEIYGESTPCREVGGDYYGYYKRPDGTIDFILADVSGKGLSAALLVSEFHTGIRMLDALSDDLATAVNILNRHLVETIVIGRFIGIFLLRLFPDTGRAQYILAGTPPPYLYKADGSVLEFETTGPVLGLKGANYRANEIEIGRGDLLLAVSDGYTEAMNPADDLFGEDRLKAIGVEWFRSPVDQIAVETNRLVDAFREGRAANDDATMMIIRRLP; via the coding sequence ATGCGCACTATGGAGCCCATCGATCTACTACAAGAAGAGAACCGTCGCCTCAAAAGTCTGACGGAATCGTTCTATCTTCTTAACTCTTCTCTCGATCTGCAGACGGTGCTACATAATACGCTGACTCAGGCGACCGAGCTGATGAATGCCGAGATCGGCTCCATCGCCCTTCTGAACGACGAGCGCACGCACCTTGTTTTCGTCGAATCCACCGATAAAAAGTTCAGTCTGCTCAAACAGCTTCAGGTTCCCATCACAAAAGGCATCGCCGGCGCCGTAGCGATGAGTGGCCGCTCTGAACGCATCGCCGATATTCGCAACGATCCGCGCTACTACGGTAAGGTCGATCAGACCCTCGGCCATGCAACCTACTCCTACCTCTGCGTTCCGCTAATCGTAAACGGCGAGATCATCGGCACGGCTCAGCTGCTCAATCGAAAAGACGGACAGGTTTTCACCGAAGAGGACGAACGCCTGATGGAAGGGTTTGCGAGGCAGGCCAGCCTGGCCATTCAAAACGCCCGAATGCATGCCATCATGCTCAAACAGAAGGCCATTGAGTCCGAGCTTTCCGTCTGCTCCGAAATCCAGCAGAAGCTCTTTCCCGACGCCCCGCCGCAGTTGCCCGATTACGAGATCTACGGCGAATCGACGCCCTGTCGCGAGGTCGGCGGCGATTATTACGGCTATTACAAACGCCCCGACGGAACGATCGACTTTATCCTTGCCGACGTTTCGGGTAAGGGGTTGTCGGCCGCTCTGCTTGTTAGCGAGTTCCATACGGGCATCCGTATGCTTGATGCGCTCTCGGACGATCTCGCGACGGCGGTCAATATTCTGAACCGCCACCTTGTCGAGACGATCGTCATCGGCCGCTTTATCGGAATCTTCCTGCTGCGACTGTTTCCCGATACGGGCCGGGCTCAGTATATTCTTGCAGGCACTCCTCCGCCGTATCTTTACAAGGCGGACGGCTCCGTGCTCGAGTTCGAAACGACGGGCCCGGTCCTCGGCCTCAAAGGAGCGAACTACAGAGCGAACGAGATAGAGATCGGTCGCGGCGATCTTCTGCTTGCCGTCTCTGATGGTTATACAGAGGCCATGAACCCCGCCGACGATCTTTTCGGAGAGGATCGTCTCAAGGCCATCGGCGTGGAATGGTTCCGGTCGCCCGTCGACCAGATTGCCGTCGAAACGAACCGCCTGGTCGACGCCTTTCGCGAAGGCCGCGCCGCAAACGACGACGCTACGATGATGATCATCAGGCGTCTGCCGTAG
- the map gene encoding type I methionyl aminopeptidase yields the protein MSIDSKEDLDGILAAGRLVADTMRHMVTSIRAGMTTLELDQIGRRYFEERGGRSAPELTYRFPGATCISVNEEAAHGIPGSRILEKGDVINVDVSLELNGYFADMGYTTFIEPVSVDTRRLIDTSRYALDQAIRAARHGAKIAEVGRVIEKSARLRGFKVIRNLAGHGVGRALHEEPVDLVNYYDPGDRRKLRSGQVIALETFVSTGAEQVIQKRDGWTLTTRDNSRVAQFEHTLIVRDGKALVATA from the coding sequence ATGTCCATTGATTCAAAAGAAGACCTGGACGGCATTCTCGCCGCCGGGCGTCTCGTCGCCGATACCATGCGTCATATGGTTACATCGATTCGCGCGGGAATGACGACGCTGGAGCTCGATCAGATCGGCCGTCGCTATTTTGAAGAGCGAGGAGGGCGTTCTGCTCCTGAGCTCACCTACCGCTTTCCGGGCGCGACCTGCATCAGCGTGAACGAAGAGGCCGCTCACGGCATTCCGGGAAGCCGCATCTTAGAAAAAGGCGATGTCATCAACGTCGACGTGTCTCTTGAATTGAACGGGTATTTCGCCGACATGGGTTATACTACATTTATCGAACCCGTCTCTGTCGATACGCGACGCCTTATCGATACGAGCCGCTATGCGCTTGATCAGGCGATCCGGGCGGCGCGGCATGGAGCGAAAATCGCCGAGGTCGGCCGTGTGATTGAGAAATCCGCCCGTCTGCGCGGATTCAAGGTGATCCGTAATCTTGCCGGGCATGGCGTGGGCCGAGCCCTTCACGAAGAGCCCGTCGATCTGGTGAACTACTATGATCCGGGCGATCGGCGCAAGCTTCGCTCGGGGCAGGTCATCGCCCTTGAAACCTTTGTTTCTACCGGAGCCGAGCAGGTCATTCAGAAGCGTGACGGCTGGACGCTGACGACGCGCGATAATAGCAGGGTGGCTCAGTTCGAGCATACGCTGATCGTGCGTGACGGAAAGGCGCTCGTGGCGACGGCCTGA
- a CDS encoding SRPBCC family protein — translation MQLRFRTLIRGSIAEVWGAFEKIENLQRWQPALKSIRHIEGKPGQQGAISEVTYIEDGKEVVLRERIRYRQEGVAMDLEYTSPLVVSHIENRFLPAEGGTMWVVETDHRFRGLYWFLSLFMRSKIERRFREDLNRFKALVEKR, via the coding sequence ATGCAGTTGCGATTCCGCACTCTCATTCGAGGTAGCATCGCCGAAGTCTGGGGCGCCTTCGAAAAGATCGAGAATCTGCAGCGCTGGCAGCCGGCTTTGAAGTCCATCAGGCACATTGAAGGCAAGCCGGGCCAGCAGGGCGCCATCAGCGAAGTCACGTACATTGAAGACGGCAAAGAGGTCGTGCTGCGCGAGCGCATCCGCTACAGGCAGGAGGGGGTCGCCATGGACCTCGAATATACCTCTCCGCTTGTCGTCAGCCATATCGAGAACCGCTTTCTTCCCGCCGAGGGGGGAACGATGTGGGTCGTCGAAACGGATCATCGCTTTCGAGGCCTGTACTGGTTCCTCTCTCTTTTTATGCGTTCGAAAATTGAGCGGCGCTTTAGAGAAGATCTCAATCGCTTCAAGGCCCTTGTCGAAAAGCGTTGA